Proteins co-encoded in one Arachis hypogaea cultivar Tifrunner chromosome 13, arahy.Tifrunner.gnm2.J5K5, whole genome shotgun sequence genomic window:
- the LOC112792574 gene encoding uncharacterized protein, whose protein sequence is MRYLEDKGCYNNHGPTAQDTPNSSAMYSDFHKGNNAAAAACGSSHQQHRTTMGKPTPSKWDDAQKWLVGLSKGGGEKSHQSKSSKPRDSNADDLRLIAPVPQKENGYSSASEKEDEDQEHDGRETMKIECCDESLWRTNYNNNNKGSSTNSNSIAVQSICFRDMGTEMTPIASQEPSRTATPIRATTPATRSPIHSGASTPARPQNGGMESHSGEGHQGSSNPSCKVSEKKAEDHARKLSPLESRALAWDEAERAKYMARFKREEVRIQAWENHQIRKAEMEMKKTEVKAERMKALAQEKLANKLAATRRIAEEKRANAQVKLNEKALRTTERADYIRRTGQVPSAFSFSFNCKFPSLCCCW, encoded by the exons ATGAGATACTTGGAAGATAAAGGGTGCTACAACAACCATGGACCAACGGCACAAGATACCCCAAATAGCAGTGCAATGTACTCAGATTTTCACAAAGGAAACAATGCTGCCGCCGCGGCTTGCGGTTCTTCCCATCAACAACACAGAACAACCATGGGGAAACCAACACCTTCTAAGTGGGATGATGCACAAAAATGGCTTGTAGGATTGTCGAAAGGCGGAGGCGAGAAGAGCCACCAATCGAAATCAAGCAAGCCAAGAGACTCAAATGCAGATGACCTTAGATTGATAGCACCGGTTCCACAGAAGGAGAATGGTTATTCAAGCGCTAGTGAGAAAGAGGATGAAGATCAAGAACATGATGGAAGAGAAACCATGAAGATAGAGTGTTGTGATGAGTCACTTTGGAGAACCAactacaacaataacaataagggTTCTTCAACCAACAGTAACAGCATAGCAGTGCAGTCAATATGCTTTAGAGATATGGGGACTGAGATGACACCAATTGCTAGCCAAGAGCCTTCAAGAACCGCTACGCCGATTCGAGCCACTACTCCAGCAACTAGGAGTCCAATTCACTCTGGGGCTTCAACTCCGGCGAGGCCCCAAAATGGTGGGATGGAATCTCATTCTGGTGAGGGTCATCAAGGATCATCAAACCCTTCTTGCAAGGTGTCTGAGAAGAAGGCTGAAGATCATGCAAGGAAGTTGAGCCCTCTTGAAAGCCGAGCATTGGCTTGGGATGAAGCAGAACGTGCTAAGTATATGGCCAG GTTCAAGCGTGAAGAGGTGAGGATTCAAGCATGGGAAAACCATCAGATAAGGAAAGCTGAAATGGAAATGAAGAAAACGGAG GTGAAAGCCGAGAGAATGAAAGCTCTGGCacaagaaaagttagcaaataAGCTTGCTGCAACAAGAAGAATAGCTGAAGAGAAGAGAGCTAATGCACAAGTGAAGCTGAATGAGAAAGCATTGAGAACTACAGAACGAGCAGATTATATAAGAAGAACAGGACAAGTTCCATCTGCGTTCTCTTTCAGTTTCAACTGCAAGTTCCCTTCCCTTTGTTGCTGCTGGTAG
- the LOC112792575 gene encoding cyclin-dependent kinase G-2, protein MAAGRHGGYRDNEFRDRESNLDVSRRGFANSKEDYDRVRNGGRDVVRGGSRDARDRIRVRQKDIREREASNGGRRSSSSRSDSGSSGGGGSDGGGLGPRRCGFSAKTMDKEPGELSSESGSDGAIEPESMMKDSEVANVEQNRTRSPPPPEKKRKFSPIVWDQDDKEVSEPSKTKSKVSTAPVTALPPPPPLPKSFVRSPNVPYGGVEIHPVKKSETKDVELPEATRATMPSPGSHSISPKQAWHNDREAEQQEGEDYVPSHNISSSRWAAVDNSPGDEGEIIDDEELPRRKRRLSPELLDTKLRNKLLSPVESKKEGFDGGRAKSSESDERGSHGRTSSGDDHPGTASEKDDYMEIDAQGGKSDTSINHSETDSEDEDDRRETPEPPATPQRMVNMLQGCRSVDEFERLNKIDEGTYGVVYRARDKKTGEIVALKKVKMEKEREGFPLTSLREINILLSFHHPSIVDVKEVVVGSSLDSIFMVMEYMEHDLKGLMEAMKQPFSQSEVKCLMIQLLEGVKYLHDNWVLHRDLKTSNLLLNNRGELKICDFGLARQYGSPLKPYTHLVVTLWYRAPELLLGSKQYSTAIDMWSLGCIMAELLSKEPLFNGKTEFDQLDKIFKILGTPNETIWPGFSKLPGVKVNFVKHQYNLLRKKFPATSFTGSPVLSDAGFDLLNKLLTYDPEKRITAEAALNHEWFHEVPLPKSKEFMPTFPAQHAQDRRMRRVLKSPDPLEEQRRKELQQGESGTGGIFG, encoded by the exons ATGGCGGCTGGTAGGCATGGCGGCTATCGTGACAACGAGTTTAGGGACCGTGAGTCGAATTTGGATGTTTCAAGGCGCGGTTTCGCGAATTCGAAGGAAGATTACGACCGGGTTAGGAATGGAGGCCGTGACGTTGTGAGGGGTGGGAGCAGGGATGCAAGAGATAGGATTAGGGTTAGGCAGAAGGATATTAGGGAGAGAGAAGCTTCCAATGGCGGTCGCCGGTCATCTTCTAGTAGGAGTGATTCTGGCAGCAGCGGAGGTGGTGGTAGTGATGGTGGCGGGCTTGGGCCCCGACGGTGTGGCTTTTCTGCCAAGACCATGGATAAGGAGCCTGGTGAACTTTCCAGTGAGAGTGGGTCTGATGGTGCTATTGAACCAGAGTCAATGATGAAAGACAGCGAGGTTGCGAATGTTGAACAGAATAGGACTCGATCCCCGCCCCCACCAGAGAAGAAAAGGAAGTTTTCACCGATTGTGTGGGATCAGGATGACAAGGAAGTGAGCGAGCCATCTAAAACCAAATCTAAGGTTTCCACTGCTCCAGTGACTGCTCTTCCACCTCCGCCTCCACTGCCAAAATCATTTGTGCGGTCACCTAATGTTCCATATGGTGGAGTTGAGATACATCCTGTCAAAAAGAGTGAAACTAAGGATGTTGAATTACCGGAAGCTACTAGGGCCACTATGCCTTCTCCAGGATCGCATTCCATTTCTCCAAAACAGGCTTGGCATAATGATCGTGAAGCTGAGCAACAAGAAGGTGAGGATTATGTTCCTAGTCATAATATATCATCTTCCAGATGGGCAGCTGTAGATAACTCTCCCGGTGATGAGGGTGAAATCATCGATGATGAAGAATTGCCTAGGAGGAAGAGGAGGCTGTCTCCTGAGTTATTGGATACAAAACTACGGAACAAACTATTAAGCCCAGTGGAATCTAAAAAAGAAGGATTTGATGGTGGCAGAGCTAAATCATCTGAATCAGATGAACGAGGTAGCCATGGGAGAACGTCCAGTGGGGATGATCATCCTGGAACTGCGTCTGAGAAGGATGACTACATGGAGATTGATGCTCAAGGTGGAAAAAGTGATACTAGTATTAATCATTCGGAGACGGATTCTGAGGACGAGGATGATAGGAGGGAGACTCCGGAACCTCCAGCGACACCACAAAGAATGGTCAACATGCTTCAGGGTTGTAGAAGTGTTGATGAGTTTGAGAGACTTAACAAGATAGATGAAGGAACTTACGGTGTTGTATATAGGGCCAGAGATAAGAAGACTGGAGAAATTGTAGCATTGAAGAAAGTCAAGATGGAGAAGGAAAGAGAAGGATTTCCACTGACTTCACTTAGGGAAATAaacattcttctttctttccacCACCCATCCATAGTTGATGTTAAGGAAGTAGTGGTAGGGAGTAGCCTTGATAGTATTTTCATGGTTATGGAATACATGGAGCATGATCTTAAAGGTCTGATGGAAGCAATGAAGCAACCATTTAGCCAGAGTGAAGTAAAGTGCTTAATGATCCAGCTTTTAGAAGGTGTTAAGTATCTTCACGATAATTGGGTGCTTCATAGGGATTTAAAAACTTCTAACCTCCTTTTGAATAATAGAGGTGAACTAAAAATATGTGATTTTGGTTTGGCTCGACAGTATGGGAGTCCATTGAAACCATACACACATCTCGTGGTTACTCTTTGGTACAG GGCACCTGAACTTCTTCTAGGGTCAAAACAATATTCAACAGCCATTGACATGTGGTCTCTAGGTTGTATCATGGCGGAACTTTTGTCCAAAGAACCACTATTCAATGGGAAAACAGAATTTGATCAGCTTGATAAG ATTTTTAAGATTCTTGGCACACCAAACGAAACAATTTGGCCTGGGTTCTCAAAATTACCTGGAGTCAAGGTCAATTTTGTTAAGCACCA GTATAACCTCCTGCGCAAAAAGTTTCCTGCCACTTCGTTCACTGGTTCCCCAGTCCTTTCTGATGCTGGATTTGATTTGTTGAACAAGCTTCTTACTTATGACCCTGAAAAG CGGATCACGGCTGAAGCTGCTCTCAATCATGAATGGTTCCATGAAGTTCCTCTTCCCAAGAGCAAAGAATTTATGCCAACCTTTCCTGCTCAACATGCTCAAGACAG GCGGATGCGGAGAGTATTAAAGAGTCCGGATCCTTTAGAGGAGCAGCGCCGTAAGGAGTTGCAGCAGGGTGAATCAGGCACAGGTGGAATTTTTGGCTAG